The Streptomyces laurentii region TGCCGCCGCTGGTGACGATCACCGCCTGGGCGCGCAGCGAGAACGAGCCGGTGACCCGACGGTCGCTGGCGGTGCCGCGCGGTACGCCGGAGCGGGCCAGGACGTCGCCGGTGACGGTGTCGACGGCGCCCGCCGTACGGGCGAGGCCGGTGACGCGGTGCCGGAAACGGAAGCGGACCAGGCCGCGGGCGGCACCCTCGCGCACCCGGCGTTCGAAGGGGGCGACGAGACCGGGGCCGGTGCCCCAGGTGATGTGGAAGCGGGGTACGGAGTTGCCGTGGCCGGTCGCCTCGTAGCCGCCGCGCTCGGCCCAGCCGACGACCGGGAAGAAGCGCACGCCGAGCCCGTGCAGCCAGGCCCGCTTCTCGCCGGCCGCGAAGTGCACGTACGCCTCGGCCCAGCGGCGGGCCCAGGCGTCCTCGGGGCGGTCGAAGCCGGCGGTGCCGAACCAGTCCTGGAGCGCCAGGGCGTGGCTGTCGCGGATCCGCATCCGGCGCTGCTCGGGCGAGTCGACGAGGAAGAGGCCGCCGAAGGACCAGTGGGCCTGGCCGCCGATGGACTGCTCGGGTTCCTGGTCGAGGAGCAGGACGGAACGGCCGGCGTCGGCCAGTTCGGCGGTGGCGGCAAGACCGGCGAGGCCGGCCCCGATGACGATGACATCGGCGTCGTACGGCGCATGAGACATGCACCGCATCCTGGAGAGGGCGGTGCGGCGCGTCAACGGTCCGGCCCGGGTCGGTACGTGGGGCCGGTGCGTGGGGCCGGTGCGGGCGGACCGGTGCCGCCCGGGTCCATGATGGGGCGCATGAGCGCTGATGAAGTGATCGACGTCGTCGACGAGAACGACCGGGTGACCGGTCGGGCCCCGCGCGGTGAGGTGTACGCGCGGGGGCTGATCCACCGGGTCTCGTTCGTCCAGGTGCGGGACGGCCAGGGCCGGATCTTCGTGCACCGCCGGACCGCGACGAAGGCACTCTTCCCGTCGCGGTACGACATGTTCGTGGGCGGGGTCCTCGGGGCCGGCGAGTCGTACGACGAGGCCGCGCTGCGCGAGGCCGAGGAGGAGCTGGGGGTGACCGGACTCGCCCGGCCGGTACCGCTGTTCCGGTTCCTGTACGACGGGGGCGCGGCCGGGAAGTGGTGGTCGGCCGTCTACGAGGTGCGCTGCGATCTGCCCGTGCATCCGCAGGTCGAGGAGGTGGCCTGGCACGCTTTCCTGCCGGAGGCCGAGGTGGAGGCCCGGCTCGGCGACTGGCCGTGGGTGCCGGACGGACTCGCCGCGTACGAACGGCTGCGGGCGCACCGGGAGGGCTGACCGGACCGGCGGACCGGACGGGCGGTCCGGACGGGCGGTCCGGACGGGCGGTCCGGACGGGCGGTCCGGACGGGCGGTCCGGACGGGTCGCCCGAGCGTCAGGAGGACGGTGGCGGAGGGCCGGTGGCGCACGGCGGCGCGCACCGGCGGTGACCCGCCGCTTCGCGGAGAGGCGCCGATAAGGTGCCCGGGTGAGCGACTTCGTACAGACCCTGCGCCTGTGGTTCGCGCCGCGCCGCCTCCAGGAGGAGGGCACGACCCCGGACTACCGGTTCTCGCTGGCCAACGAGCGCACCTTCCTCGCCTGGCTGCGGACGGCGCTCGCGCTGATCGGCGGCGGTTTCGCCGTGGCCCAGTTCCTGCCGGACCTGGCCTGGGGCCTGCGGGTCGCGCTCTCGCTCGCGCTGCTGGCGGCCGGGGTGCTGTGCGCGCTGCGCGCCGTGAACCACTGGGTCCGCACCGAGCGGGCCATGCGGCGCGACGAGGATCTGCCGGCGTCCCGTTTCCCGGCCGTCCTGAGCCTGACGGTGGCGCTGGTCGCGCTCGCGATGGTGACGATCGTGCTCTTCGGCTGGGCCGAGCGGTGAGCCCCCCGCCCGGGACGGAGCCGGGCCCGGACCCCGTACCCGAGCCCGTACCGGAACCGGAAGAGGAACCCCGATCGGCGCACGCGGCCGCGGCGGAGACCGTCCGGGACCCGGGGCTGCAGCCCGAACGGACCCGGCTCGCCTGGCGCCGGACG contains the following coding sequences:
- a CDS encoding NTP pyrophosphohydrolase (NTP pyrophosphohydrolase [Streptomyces albus J1074];~Nudix hydrolase isa superfamily of enzymes found in all three kingdoms of life, and it catalyzes the hydrolysis of NUcleoside DIphosphates linked to other moieties, X. Enzymes belonging to this superfamily require a divalent cation, such as Mg2+ or Mn2+...; cl00447;~identified by MetaGeneAnnotator; putative;~nudix motif) — its product is MSADEVIDVVDENDRVTGRAPRGEVYARGLIHRVSFVQVRDGQGRIFVHRRTATKALFPSRYDMFVGGVLGAGESYDEAALREAEEELGVTGLARPVPLFRFLYDGGAAGKWWSAVYEVRCDLPVHPQVEEVAWHAFLPEAEVEARLGDWPWVPDGLAAYERLRAHREG
- a CDS encoding inner membrane protein (Domain of unknown function (DUF202); cl09954;~Inner membrane protein [Streptomyces fulvissimus DSM40593];~UniProt-pubmed:11572948; UniProt-pubmed:20624727; UniProt-pubmed:21463507; UniProt-pubmed:18375553; UniProt-pubmed:20581206; UniProt-pubmed:20064060; UniProt-pubmed:21551298;~identified by MetaGeneAnnotator; putative), whose translation is MSDFVQTLRLWFAPRRLQEEGTTPDYRFSLANERTFLAWLRTALALIGGGFAVAQFLPDLAWGLRVALSLALLAAGVLCALRAVNHWVRTERAMRRDEDLPASRFPAVLSLTVALVALAMVTIVLFGWAER